From Sporosarcina sp. Marseille-Q4943, the proteins below share one genomic window:
- a CDS encoding LysM peptidoglycan-binding domain-containing protein, which translates to MYEFWLSYNNNAEMLQLPVNPPELDVGNGTANERISVQNLGEALILQDPVLKTFNFSSFFPKHAGPYLGIPWDELKDPWEYIETIERWKNSGNPVRFIVTETPVNFAVSIELFDYNEKGGDVGTQYYDLNLLEYKFVKARQIQTKTDSAGNKTVSLSDKGKRPSIQEKPKTYTIKSGDNLFQIGKRYKVDWKEIARKNNIKAPYTIYPNQVLKL; encoded by the coding sequence ATGTATGAGTTCTGGCTTAGCTATAACAACAACGCGGAAATGCTTCAACTCCCGGTGAATCCACCGGAGCTGGATGTCGGCAATGGTACCGCAAACGAGCGTATCAGTGTTCAAAACCTTGGTGAAGCATTAATTCTTCAAGACCCGGTGCTGAAAACTTTCAATTTCAGTAGCTTCTTCCCGAAACATGCAGGTCCCTATTTGGGCATCCCTTGGGATGAATTGAAGGATCCGTGGGAATACATTGAAACCATCGAACGGTGGAAGAATTCCGGTAACCCAGTTCGCTTTATCGTCACTGAAACGCCTGTCAACTTTGCTGTATCGATCGAGCTCTTCGATTACAACGAAAAGGGTGGTGACGTCGGCACACAGTATTATGATTTGAACCTGCTCGAGTACAAATTCGTCAAGGCGCGGCAGATTCAAACGAAAACGGACAGTGCCGGAAATAAGACGGTTTCGCTCAGCGATAAAGGTAAACGGCCATCCATCCAAGAGAAGCCGAAAACCTATACGATCAAGTCGGGTGACAACCTCTTCCAGATTGGGAAAAGGTATAAGGTGGACTGGAAGGAGATTGCTCGGAAGAACAATATCAAGGCGCCTTACACCATTTATCCGAATCAGGTGTTGAAGCTATGA
- a CDS encoding DUF2577 domain-containing protein codes for MKSLIQTIAKQQSDTQKPVEYMEAEVIQAPPDLKIRLKGNDKLIIPKELIVLSEYVTNHRRQIKLTGKLDFSGGTAGGNTRTENIVSVSLDKGDAFFDGEIEFMNELQEGEIIIVSRLQGGQKFIILDRQRTY; via the coding sequence ATGAAATCACTCATCCAAACGATAGCCAAACAACAATCCGATACACAGAAACCGGTTGAGTACATGGAGGCGGAGGTCATCCAAGCTCCTCCCGACTTGAAAATCAGGCTGAAAGGCAATGACAAGCTTATCATTCCGAAAGAATTGATCGTGTTGTCGGAATATGTGACCAACCATAGACGGCAAATCAAACTGACAGGAAAACTTGATTTCAGCGGGGGAACGGCTGGGGGAAATACTCGTACAGAAAATATTGTAAGTGTCTCTTTGGATAAAGGGGACGCTTTTTTTGATGGGGAAATTGAATTTATGAACGAGCTGCAGGAAGGTGAAATCATTATCGTTTCCAGACTGCAGGGCGGCCAGAAGTTCATCATTCTAGATAGACAAAGAACGTATTAA
- a CDS encoding DUF2634 domain-containing protein, producing the protein MALTPDVSFPTIFTREPLPSKTYRLDIETGVVSKVIDGEEAIRQFITKAILTVRYAFTIYSDDYGCEIRSLLGKGLSDHFVRSEIKRMIIDALIYDDRIERVYDFSFLLTDDELYINFSVDTVEGTFAIKEVI; encoded by the coding sequence ATGGCATTAACACCGGACGTCAGTTTCCCCACTATCTTTACACGCGAACCACTTCCGTCCAAGACTTATAGGTTGGACATCGAAACGGGAGTCGTCTCGAAGGTAATCGATGGGGAGGAAGCGATTCGACAATTCATTACAAAAGCGATATTGACTGTTCGCTACGCTTTCACCATCTATTCGGATGACTATGGCTGTGAAATTCGGAGTCTGCTAGGCAAAGGGCTGTCAGATCACTTCGTACGCTCGGAAATCAAACGCATGATCATCGATGCATTAATTTACGACGACCGCATTGAACGGGTGTATGACTTCTCGTTCCTGCTGACAGACGATGAACTGTATATCAATTTCTCGGTCGATACCGTGGAAGGCACGTTTGCGATAAAGGAAGTGATATAA
- a CDS encoding baseplate J/gp47 family protein, protein MELSLLQTEEEILESMLDEVDPSLDKREGSIIYDALAPTAFELWRQKTLFYEMLLQAFAHRAEGIFLDYIATDHNLSRYQAASSKVRLEITANEGVVIPLGTKIGSEENDFIFTTDEEIVIDSSGIGYVIASCNATGTITNVEPNTVTLLFDPIQYVRKITNPDYAYGGGDEEPDNSLRERILYQKRNPEHGGHEFDYVRWALSVTGVTYAKCLDKPRGIGTVDLIIGANKTMLDEVLEDVIEYVDTKKPWGVDLVYRKVMEHIIPITVRVEGIDEKTARAAVLEYANAIGVGGIVKPALINHFLINAGATDVEVILPIRNLQLESGSIIEAVVTIE, encoded by the coding sequence ATGGAATTATCATTACTCCAAACCGAAGAAGAAATTTTGGAATCAATGCTGGATGAAGTGGATCCTTCTCTTGATAAAAGGGAAGGGTCCATTATTTATGACGCCTTGGCGCCTACAGCATTCGAGTTATGGCGGCAGAAGACATTGTTCTATGAAATGCTCTTGCAGGCGTTTGCGCATCGTGCAGAGGGCATTTTCCTTGATTATATTGCTACAGACCATAACCTTAGCCGTTATCAGGCGGCATCGTCGAAAGTGCGGCTGGAAATCACGGCGAATGAAGGTGTTGTCATCCCGCTGGGGACGAAAATAGGCAGTGAAGAGAATGATTTCATCTTCACGACCGATGAAGAGATCGTCATAGATTCATCCGGCATCGGCTACGTGATTGCGTCATGTAATGCGACTGGAACTATTACCAATGTCGAACCGAATACCGTGACCTTGCTATTCGATCCAATCCAGTACGTACGTAAAATCACAAACCCTGACTATGCGTACGGCGGTGGCGATGAAGAGCCGGACAATTCACTTCGGGAGCGGATTCTCTACCAAAAGCGGAATCCGGAGCACGGCGGCCATGAGTTCGACTATGTGCGGTGGGCGTTGTCTGTGACAGGCGTAACATACGCCAAGTGTCTGGATAAGCCAAGGGGAATCGGTACCGTCGATTTAATCATTGGAGCCAATAAGACGATGCTCGACGAGGTGCTCGAGGATGTCATTGAGTATGTCGACACCAAAAAGCCATGGGGAGTGGATTTGGTCTACAGGAAGGTGATGGAGCACATCATTCCAATCACAGTCCGCGTCGAAGGGATAGACGAAAAAACGGCGAGGGCTGCTGTTCTGGAATACGCGAACGCGATTGGCGTCGGAGGTATTGTGAAGCCAGCTCTTATTAACCATTTCTTGATAAACGCAGGCGCAACAGATGTGGAGGTCATATTGCCGATTCGGAACTTACAGCTGGAAAGTGGCAGCATCATTGAAGCGGTGGTGACGATCGAATGA
- a CDS encoding DUF4815 domain-containing protein produces the protein MTKKYNRFDPADNWLSVDFVGGRRIQFAELEEMQSIALHRDKQLGDALFGSGHIVEGGQLLINKSKKEATVSPTRLYIDGLIHDLPETIMSINADGLETIGFKIEYKTITYEDDIRLLDPAIGFANFGNPGADRTVFRAMWVANDPTAVPMFQLDNGDVMNAKVPPEYEGITPILARRTHDASGSFLVSGMSGYIESKDENYVMLAVDAGKAYVQGFEILKPVPVRVDIPKSKEFLQVLNETKTYRSEFAKYALNSKPVKRINSITATVQVTKNVTRGNTAGTSDLLPNTPVVDIVEVSAGPTKYVKGVDYQQTGNTVDWSLSGAEPAGGTSYSVTFRYTKTMVAGVDYKQNSNDVEFLGGDRPVEQTTFQTTYEFYLARKDVYYLTENGDIKVLHGQPSIFPSKPLIPLNVLELGELYVPPNSDRVEVTNYKPKRLTMLDLRSLLDRLERAEYNQALNELDTQAQISDPLLVKKGIFTDNFTNFERTDVFHPDFDASIDPERKELTLPVDQTFVDLVFDKSKSTVRFHDRLVTMDYTEELLEQQLYATETMNVNPYMVFGNVGTIRLNPSTDIWVEESTVTRTVTEWWNNWWTDSRTETKVILDQDVQFLRQRTVEVTGEGFEPLADNIKATFDGIRVNLTPISGTEAGTQAGTIKADGSGKFKCRFTVPPNVRTGTREVRFYNEI, from the coding sequence TTGACGAAAAAGTACAACCGGTTTGATCCTGCCGACAATTGGTTATCCGTCGATTTTGTAGGCGGTCGGAGAATCCAATTCGCCGAGCTCGAGGAGATGCAGTCGATTGCATTGCATCGGGATAAACAGCTTGGAGATGCACTCTTCGGGTCCGGCCATATCGTCGAAGGCGGGCAGCTGCTAATCAACAAATCGAAGAAAGAGGCGACCGTTTCCCCGACCAGGCTATATATTGACGGCTTGATTCATGACCTGCCGGAAACCATTATGTCGATCAATGCAGATGGCCTCGAAACGATCGGCTTCAAAATAGAATACAAGACGATAACGTATGAAGATGATATTCGTTTGCTCGATCCGGCTATCGGCTTTGCAAACTTCGGGAATCCGGGTGCTGATAGAACGGTCTTCCGTGCAATGTGGGTTGCGAACGATCCGACTGCAGTTCCAATGTTCCAACTAGACAATGGCGACGTAATGAATGCCAAAGTGCCTCCGGAGTATGAGGGGATTACTCCTATTCTTGCAAGGCGTACACATGACGCCAGCGGTTCTTTCTTAGTATCCGGCATGAGCGGTTACATCGAGTCTAAGGACGAAAACTACGTCATGCTGGCAGTGGATGCAGGCAAGGCATATGTGCAAGGTTTCGAGATTCTAAAGCCTGTGCCGGTCCGTGTCGATATTCCGAAATCGAAAGAGTTTTTACAGGTTCTAAACGAAACCAAAACCTACCGATCAGAGTTTGCAAAGTATGCGCTGAACTCAAAGCCCGTCAAAAGGATTAATTCGATCACTGCGACAGTCCAGGTCACGAAGAACGTCACACGCGGGAATACAGCGGGGACGAGCGATCTGTTACCGAATACACCTGTGGTCGACATCGTGGAAGTGAGCGCAGGCCCTACGAAGTATGTGAAGGGCGTGGACTACCAACAGACGGGCAATACGGTCGATTGGTCTCTGAGCGGTGCAGAACCGGCAGGCGGCACGTCCTATTCGGTGACCTTCAGATACACAAAAACAATGGTGGCTGGCGTTGACTATAAGCAGAACAGCAATGACGTCGAGTTTCTTGGCGGAGATAGACCCGTGGAGCAAACTACATTCCAGACGACTTATGAATTCTATCTAGCTAGGAAAGATGTTTACTACTTAACCGAAAACGGCGACATAAAAGTTCTGCATGGGCAGCCAAGCATTTTCCCTTCAAAGCCATTAATCCCGCTAAATGTCCTTGAACTTGGCGAATTGTACGTTCCGCCCAATTCAGACCGGGTAGAAGTCACGAATTACAAGCCGAAACGGTTAACGATGCTGGATCTACGTTCTTTATTGGACCGTTTGGAACGCGCTGAATACAATCAGGCATTGAATGAATTGGATACACAAGCGCAAATTTCCGACCCGTTGCTCGTGAAGAAAGGAATCTTCACGGACAACTTCACAAATTTTGAGCGGACGGATGTCTTTCATCCGGATTTCGATGCTTCGATCGATCCTGAACGAAAAGAGCTAACACTTCCAGTTGACCAAACATTCGTCGATTTGGTTTTCGACAAATCGAAATCGACCGTCAGATTCCATGATCGCTTGGTAACGATGGATTATACGGAAGAATTGTTGGAGCAGCAGCTGTACGCAACAGAAACAATGAACGTCAACCCTTATATGGTTTTTGGCAACGTCGGAACAATCCGCTTGAATCCGTCAACTGACATTTGGGTGGAGGAATCTACGGTTACCCGGACGGTTACGGAATGGTGGAATAACTGGTGGACGGACAGCAGAACGGAAACGAAGGTCATTTTGGATCAGGATGTGCAGTTCCTACGTCAAAGAACCGTCGAAGTAACAGGTGAAGGGTTTGAACCGCTTGCCGACAATATCAAAGCTACATTTGACGGTATTCGAGTCAATTTAACACCGATCAGCGGCACGGAAGCTGGCACTCAGGCAGGCACGATAAAAGCTGACGGTTCAGGGAAGTTCAAATGTCGCTTTACCGTTCCGCCGAATGTGCGCACCGGAACGCGAGAAGTGAGGTTCTACAATGAGATTTAG